The Sinomicrobium kalidii region CCAAGGTGCCCGATTTTGAAGACTACGGACTCGGATGTTTTTTACTGGCCGGAAGTGAAGTGTATAAATTGGAAGAATAGCAGCGATATATGATTTAAGGTAATTATATATCTTTATGAACAAAACGGAACTATGAAAATTCATTCCATTCTCTTTACATTGTTTTCCATAGCAATATGCCAGGGGCAGAACACAACCGTAAAAGTCTGGCCGGAGACTATTCCCGGGGCTATTGATAATCCTGCCTACGAAAAGGAGACTGTATACGCCAATAACGGAAAATCTCCCCGTATCAGTAAGGTGACCGATCCCCTGCTGGAAATTTTTCTTCCTCCTGAAGGCAGGGCAAACGGAACAGCTGTTCTGATTTGCCCCGGAGGAGGCTATGCCCGTCTTGCCATAGATCACGAAGGGCGTGATATTGCGGCATGGTTCAATCAAATGGGGATTACAGCCTTTGTGTTGCAGTACCGATTGCCGAGCGATGCCATAATGAAAGACAAAAGCGTGGGGCCGCTGGAAGACGGGCAGGAAGCCATCCGAATCATCCGTCGCAATGCTGCGGAGTGGAATATCGCCCCGGACAGGATCGGGGTTATGGGATTTTCTGCCGGAGGTCATCTGGCGTCTGCCATATCCACGCACTTTTCGGAGAAAGTATACGAACCGGAAGATACGACAAGTGCCAGGCCCGATTTTTCCATGCTTATTTATCCCGTGATCTCCATGGACCCGGAGATTACACATAAGGGTTCAAGGACCAACCTGATCGGGAAAAATCCTGCCCCGGACCAGGTGAAGCGTTTTTCGAACGAACTTCAGATCACAAAAGATACACCGCCTGCATTCCTGGTGCATTCTTCTGATGACGGTGCGGTTCCGGTAGAGAACAGCATACGTTATTACCTGGCATTAAAAAACAACGGAGTTCCGGCCGAGATGCATGTTTATCCCGAAGGCGGCCATGGTTACGGTATGGGGAGATCGGACAATACCGAGTCCACCTGGCCGGAAGCCTTAAAAAAATGGCTGCAAATGAACGATTGGCTGTAACGTCATTGTTTTCCGTAAGTAGCTTCGGGCCGGTTATCTGTTCTGAAGGGTGAAGCAGGTAGCCCTTCTTTGTTAAACAGGTTGTGTTCCGGTACGTTTTCCCATCCGAAGCGTACGGCTGCCGGATTTTTTATTTCCGGGTTCGATACTACAATGGTATTATTCTCTATTTCCGCTTTTGCCGGCAAAAACTCCCCGTTTTTTTCAGCAATAGTGAAGTGAGTGAGGGAATCGCCTTTGCATACCAGTCCGGACCCGGTATAATCAAAATACAGCCTGATTTTTTCACCTTCTTTTTTCATATGCGTAAAGATGGGACCGGAATATACAAGTCCTTTTTCCCCGTAAGTTTGGGCCCTTGCCCAAAGCGCAAGCCGTTTGCCCACCACCTGTTTGTTAAGCGGATGAATGTTCTGTGCATTTCCGGCATCGGTCAGGACCACCATTCCGGTGTTGGGTACGGATTTCATGCTCAACAACTGGGCTTCCCTGATTTCCGGGTTTTGTCCGCGATGTGGTGCTATCTGGACAAAATAAAATGGAAAATCACCCTGTTTCCAGTCGTTTCGCCAGTTTTTTATCATGGCCGGAAACAGTTTGCGGTACTGGTGTGCCCTTTCCGCATTACTTTCACCCTGGTACCAGACCACGCCCCTGACGGTATAATTCAGCAACGGGTAGACCATGGCATTGTAAATAAGTGAAGGTGCTTTGCTGTACTGCGGAGGTTTGGGCTTTTCCGGCCGGGTATTAGCCGGACCGGCTTTACGGCTTTGCGCCTGGTATTTGGTTAATTCGGCCTGGTACTTGTCATATTTTTCCTCATACCGGTCCAGTATAGGGACAAAATCCGGATCACTTTCCAGAACTTCTCTTTTTGTCCAGGCTTCGGCCGGTGTTCCTCCCCACGCGGAAGTGATCAGTCCCACGGGGACATTTTGGGTTTGGTGTATTTCCCTTCCGAAAAAATAGCCTGCGGCAGAAAAACCGTACACGGTTTCAGGAGAACAGGCCTGCCAGTTCCCTTCCACATCATTTTGCAAAGAATCGGATGTTTTAAGGGCTACGGTAAAAAGCCGGATTTGAGGGTAATCGGCTTCTTTTACTTCTTTTTCATAATTCATTACTCCCGTTTTCCACGAATCTTCATATTTCCCTACCGGCATGTGCATGTTGGACTGTCCGGAGCATATCCACACTTCACCCAAAAGAACATCAGACAAGGTGATTTTGTTTTTTCCTTCC contains the following coding sequences:
- a CDS encoding alpha/beta hydrolase; amino-acid sequence: MKIHSILFTLFSIAICQGQNTTVKVWPETIPGAIDNPAYEKETVYANNGKSPRISKVTDPLLEIFLPPEGRANGTAVLICPGGGYARLAIDHEGRDIAAWFNQMGITAFVLQYRLPSDAIMKDKSVGPLEDGQEAIRIIRRNAAEWNIAPDRIGVMGFSAGGHLASAISTHFSEKVYEPEDTTSARPDFSMLIYPVISMDPEITHKGSRTNLIGKNPAPDQVKRFSNELQITKDTPPAFLVHSSDDGAVPVENSIRYYLALKNNGVPAEMHVYPEGGHGYGMGRSDNTESTWPEALKKWLQMNDWL
- a CDS encoding sialate O-acetylesterase; its protein translation is MKPFFLSLVVLLFVCTPLKAKIKLPALVGDHMVLQQNAEINIWGWADPGEAITITPGWQSEKVSTSANTEGNWKVTVATPAAGGPYEIVLEGKNKITLSDVLLGEVWICSGQSNMHMPVGKYEDSWKTGVMNYEKEVKEADYPQIRLFTVALKTSDSLQNDVEGNWQACSPETVYGFSAAGYFFGREIHQTQNVPVGLITSAWGGTPAEAWTKREVLESDPDFVPILDRYEEKYDKYQAELTKYQAQSRKAGPANTRPEKPKPPQYSKAPSLIYNAMVYPLLNYTVRGVVWYQGESNAERAHQYRKLFPAMIKNWRNDWKQGDFPFYFVQIAPHRGQNPEIREAQLLSMKSVPNTGMVVLTDAGNAQNIHPLNKQVVGKRLALWARAQTYGEKGLVYSGPIFTHMKKEGEKIRLYFDYTGSGLVCKGDSLTHFTIAEKNGEFLPAKAEIENNTIVVSNPEIKNPAAVRFGWENVPEHNLFNKEGLPASPFRTDNRPEATYGKQ